The Chitinispirillales bacterium ANBcel5 genome includes the window CGTCCTTCACCTAAGAGAGTACCTGAGTTTTGGGGGTTCAGAGAGAGTAGAAGGGATGCTGAATCAACTGTTGAAATCGGGGCCATAACAGCGGTAATCGTTACATCGTGTTGGGGCATGGTGACAAGGGTCGTCATCTCGTGGGTGTTCTCAATTACATCCGGATTATCGCTTTGCCATTCGATAAAAGTGTGGTTGATGTCGGGCTGTACGCTGATCTCAACAGTTTCCCCGGCAGGAAAACGTCCTTCACCTAAGAGAGTACCTGAGTTTTGGGGGTTCAGAGAGAGTAGAAGGGATGCTGAATCAACTGTTGAAATCGGGGCCATAACAGCGGTAATCGTTACATCGTGTTGGGGCATGGTGACAAGGGTCGTCATCTCGTGGGTGTTCTCAATTACATCCGGATTATCGCTTTGCCATTCGATAAAAGTGTGGTTGATGTCGGGTTGTACGCTGATCTCAACAGTTTCCCCGGTAGGAAAACGTCCTTCACCTAAGAGAGTACCTGAGTTTTGGGGGTTCAGAGAGAGTAGAAGGGATGCTGAATCAACTGTTGAAATCGGGGCCATAACAGCGGTAATCGTTACGTCGTGTTCGGGCATGGTGACAAGGGTCGTCATTCCGTGGATGTTGTTTATTATATCTGGATTATCGGTTTGCCATTGGATAAAAGTGTGGTTGATGTCGGGTTGTATGCTGATCTCAACAATTTCACCGGTAGAGAAACGCCCTGCACCAGAGAGGCTGCCTGAGTTTTCGGGGTCTGAAATGAGGGAAAGGTAGAAAGAATCGGTGTATTCGATCATGCCTCCATCGATAATTGTCCACCCAAAGTTATCGATTATTGCCTGTCGATACGGCTGTGCTGTGCTGTGGTAACGACTGCTGCCGGCATGAAAGGTGAGATTGTTCTGAAGAGGGAGTCGGGACCAGCTGATTAAAAGGTTGTTGTAGTTAGCTGTTGAAAGTGTCCCTCCCAGAAGAAAGTCGTCGAATAATGAAACGTTTGACACATCCCACCGGCTTATGTCCTGGTTAAAGGAGGTCGCATCTGCGAACATCCTTCTCATGTTAGTTACATTTGATACATCCCATGGGCTTATGTCCTGATTAAAGGATTCCGTATTAGCGAACATTCCATGCATATTAGTCACATTCGATACATTCCAGGCTCCTATATCCTGATTAAATGAGCTTGCACCACCAAACATAGCCCCCATGTTAGTCACATTACTAACATTCCAATTGCTTATATCCTGATTAAAAGAGCTTGCGCGAGAGAACATGTTGTTCATGTTGGTCACATTGGACACATCCCACTGGCTTATATTCTGATTAAACGATATCGCTAAAATGAACATCCCATTCATGCTAATTACATTTGATACATCCCACTGGCTTATGTCCTGGTTAAATGAAGATGCACTCCTGAACATGCCCTGCATGTGAATCACATTAGACACATCCCATTGGCTTATGTCATGATTAAACGATACCGCCCCATAGAACATGTATCTCATAGTAGTCACATTGGACACATCCCATCTACTTATATCACCATTAAAAGATCGTGCTTCATTAAACATATAACTCAAATTAGTAACAGAAGACGGAAGCTGTTCAGGCACTTCAGTAAGATTAGAGGCAGATTTGAAAGCTCCGGAAAGACTTCGCAACCCAAGATTGCCAAAATCGGATACTTTTTCAAGCTTTGCCATACGGTTTACATTAGAATCAGATGCCGGAATATGTATTGGGTCACCTCCAAACCCAAACCCGGTGAGCTCACCTGTAATCGTTACAACGTACTGTCCCTCACTGTTATAGGTGTACGGTACGTTTCCAGCTACCGAATACTGCTGAGGGGCGCTTCCATCACCCCAATCGATGGTAACATTAACAGTTCCGCGCAACGGCAGCACAATCGTGGTTCCCTCAGACAGCTCGGTGTCAAATTCAATGGTTAAAGAGTGGGTGGTAAAAGCAAGCAGTAGAAGTGAGGTGAGAATGTGGGTGAGTTTCATTGTTTGTACTCCCTGATTGAATGTTTGTAGAGCGCTATGCCTGATCTCTGTTTATGCTACTGGCTTAATCTGGGTGGTTATGGAAATTATCAGCATCTATACAGTAATATATAACATTAAAGCCGAATTTGAGAGGTTAAAGAACAGAAAAAGAATTGTTTTTGTGTGCTCGTGCTTTTCGTTTGGGCGCAGATCGTATTTGCTGTCATATTTCTATATCTGTAAACAGTCTCGCACCTACTGGTATTTGATAACATCAGAGCACCAACGGCTACAGGCGGAAATAATCAGTTTGAGCCGATGATGTAATTAGGAGCTGTTGGGTCTTAATACCCTACACGCAGAATTATATGTTTCGCACCGATTCTAAACCATTCCTCATAGGGCCATTTTCCAATGACTGTAAACTGACCACTGTCTACTGTTAACTGTTACATCAGAGCACTGATGGCCATGGACAGAAATGAACAGTTTGAGCCGATGATGTAAATCAAGGGCATGGCCAGGGTTAGTGCTTTTGGTGTCAGGCTAAAAAATGGTTCACTCCCTGCTTTCTCTGGGGAAACAGATAAATTCCCTTACCTTCATCTCAAACAATTTATAGCTAAAAGCCGGTTTCATGACAACCGCAGTATCTGCTCCTCCTCTGTATCCACCGGCGGCAATAATATCCTTACTCATATCAAGATACCCTGCATCAGCGGCCATCAGAGCACATTCGATTGCGACTTTGGTGCCTGTGGAGAAGAGCTTTTTAAGCATCTCCGAGATGATATCATGGGCAGTGTAGCCACCAAAGGTACCACTCAAAGCACTGCTGACTGCTCCGCCAAGAGGGTGAACGCCGGTGTAAAACTTTACTCCCTTCTGACGTGCACTATCCATAATGTGAGGATCCTTTGCCATTACCTTTTCTCCGTGCCTGTTAACAAAGACATCCTTATCAACTGCATGCATGGTAACAGCAACAATCTCAGCTTCAGGTAGGGCATCTGCATACTTAAGCGCAGTTTGTCCGGTTGTAGTTGCTACCACAATCTGTTTGATATCAAGTTCTTTTGCTCTTTTGCGAATGCTTTTAAGAGTTGCATCTGAATTTTCTATCCCTTCAGTGTCATAGAAATTAACCGGTATGGCAGGCATAGAAGACCTCCTTTGGTTGTTAAAACGATTGGGTTTTTGTATGCTGAAAAAAAGCAGTAAAAGTATACTAAATGACCGGTTCAATGACTAAGTATCGCTGTTCAAATCAAAACTTTCAGCCGCACTAATAATAAGGCCTGAACAAAAAAGTGGTCTGATGCTCTGCTTATATATAGAATGAATAGAGGGTTAAGAGAAAGTATTATAACACCTTTTTAATAACCGCACTTTGATTGAATTGAATTTTAACGCCAATGAGTGCTTCCATAATTCATATTGGAAATTAAGAATCTGAATTTTTTATTTCAGGCAAGGAGAACTATTGATGGGTAAGCTGCTTTTAATCACCTTTTTGCTTACAATTGGTTTCTGTGCGGTTAGCAGCGCAGATGAAAAAGCGCCGGTAGAGCGACACGGATTTCTGCGGGTTGAGGGAAACACGGTTGTGGATGAGCATGGAGAACCTACACAGCTTAGGGGAATGAGCTTTTTCTGGAGCCAGTGGATGGAGAAGTATTATAATCGTCACGTGGTGGACTGGCTTGTGGAGGACTGGAAAGTAACGGTGGTACGGGCTGCAATGGGGGTTAAGCATGATGAGACTTTGAGTGGCTATCTCTACGACCGATCTCAGGAAAGGCTTGTACGGCGAGTGGTTGATGCGGCGATTCGAAACGGAATCTATGTAATAATAGACTGGCATAGCTATTATGCCCACAATTACGTTGAAGAGGCGGTAGAGTTTTTTGAGAGTATGGCCCGCCGTTACGGAGACCATCCAAACATAATTTATGAGATTTATAATGAGCCCAAACAAGTGTCCTGGGATGAGGTGGTGAAACCCTATGCAGAGCAGGTGGTATCGGCGATTCGGGCTATCGATCCCAATAATCTTATAATTGTAGGGACCCCTCACTGGTGTCAGAGGGTGGATGAGGCTGCGATGAATCCCCTGGAGGGAGAAAATATTGTTTATGGATTGCATTTCTATGCAGCCAGTCACAAGGAGGATCTACGCCAGAGGGCAAGAATAGCACTTGATAAGGGAATCCCATTGTTCGCTTCAGAGTTTGGGACCTGTTTATATTCAGGGGATGGATATCTTGATAGTCTGGAAACAGAAGCTTGGTTTGACTTTATGGATAAGCACAATATTAGCTGGTGTAACTGGTCAATTGGGGATAAGGATGAAACTGCTTCAGCCCTTGTACCGGGAGCACGATATTACGGAGGGTGGTCAGAAAATGAGCTAACGCGCTCGGGCAGGATGATCAGGCGCAAACTTCGGTATTATGCAGGAGTTGAAGAGGAGGAGGAAGAGCCTCAGGAAGAGAAAGAAGAACGAAGACGAAGAATACGAATCAGACCGCTGCGGTAAAGGAAGAAAAGAGAGGGGGATCTTAACGCTTCCCCTCTCTTTTTTGAATCACTGTTAATTAACTTTGATCTCTATTGCTTTTCTTTTTGCCCTCTCATTTTTTGGCAGTTTCAGCTCAAGAACTCCATTATTCATTTTTGCTTCAATGCGCTGCTCCTCTATCTCTTCAGGAAGAGTAAAGGATCTTGAAAACCTTCCATAGCTGCGTTCCAGATGTCTGTACTTTCCTTTCTCTTTTTTTCTTTCGGCCTTTTTTTCACCTTCGATAGTGAGGGTACCCTGTTCAACTCTGATTTTTACCTCATTTTTATCCATTCCGGGTAGATCAGCGTGCATGAGGTAATGATCATCCTCTTCGCTGATATCAACTCTTGGCCAACTACCGTTTGTTAGTTCACGATGTGCAGATTCGAATGCGCTTTCACCAAAGAAGTCATCCATAAGATCTGCCAAAGTGTTAGCTGGTGTTGAATATCTGATTAGAGCACTCATAAGAAACCTCCTTTTGTATAGTTAACATTTAGTATCCGT containing:
- a CDS encoding BspA family leucine-rich repeat surface protein, whose product is MKLTHILTSLLLLAFTTHSLTIEFDTELSEGTTIVLPLRGTVNVTIDWGDGSAPQQYSVAGNVPYTYNSEGQYVVTITGELTGFGFGGDPIHIPASDSNVNRMAKLEKVSDFGNLGLRSLSGAFKSASNLTEVPEQLPSSVTNLSYMFNEARSFNGDISRWDVSNVTTMRYMFYGAVSFNHDISQWDVSNVIHMQGMFRSASSFNQDISQWDVSNVISMNGMFILAISFNQNISQWDVSNVTNMNNMFSRASSFNQDISNWNVSNVTNMGAMFGGASSFNQDIGAWNVSNVTNMHGMFANTESFNQDISPWDVSNVTNMRRMFADATSFNQDISRWDVSNVSLFDDFLLGGTLSTANYNNLLISWSRLPLQNNLTFHAGSSRYHSTAQPYRQAIIDNFGWTIIDGGMIEYTDSFYLSLISDPENSGSLSGAGRFSTGEIVEISIQPDINHTFIQWQTDNPDIINNIHGMTTLVTMPEHDVTITAVMAPISTVDSASLLLSLNPQNSGTLLGEGRFPTGETVEISVQPDINHTFIEWQSDNPDVIENTHEMTTLVTMPQHDVTITAVMAPISTVDSASLLLSLNPQNSGTLLGEGRFPAGETVEISVQPDINHTFIEWQSDNPDVIENTHEMTTLVTMPQHDVTITAVMAPISTVDSASLLLSLNPQNSGTLLGEGRFPAGETVEISVQPDIYHTFIEWQTDNPDIIENTHEMTTLVTMPRHDVTITAAMTLSSPYLTGAHLLENVDDPTDTLLLSFQTAIEHTSLSGNSLQLISRGTEDTTSIAVVELLPTPGDSAALVIVSSTEGRTIKAGDLLRLLPFENGGPVVGANNKRVHPENRPVTVSATLPEPVAGWYKDESGNGFVDAVYVEFNRSVTANDLTFTIEWAGQTFTAQEQDLSVKNASTVKITLPQDLKAAAEVATSGLMKAIVGYELSPEVHREIFVEDRAAPVLLTAQVFPARNRGDGTNTFDTLRVVFSERVTIADHDHYFSLLRLQDTLYTLENITLRSRGGASADFIFRNTSHVRYPVSGDSIRIAPHTIEDLLGNAQNNPLNRYVPLEVVYPKTEWTLSAGPSPFNISYGETITARLEPEEIIYNNIDIENARLRIYDPLGSVVFSSEAFTFIEGGYQVSWNGRNRNGRVVGTGTYMVVVTFNDTYGKRRKSTLIAVTR
- a CDS encoding pyruvate kinase alpha/beta domain-containing protein, with the protein product MPAIPVNFYDTEGIENSDATLKSIRKRAKELDIKQIVVATTTGQTALKYADALPEAEIVAVTMHAVDKDVFVNRHGEKVMAKDPHIMDSARQKGVKFYTGVHPLGGAVSSALSGTFGGYTAHDIISEMLKKLFSTGTKVAIECALMAADAGYLDMSKDIIAAGGYRGGADTAVVMKPAFSYKLFEMKVREFICFPRESRE
- a CDS encoding glycoside hydrolase family 5 protein, whose amino-acid sequence is MGKLLLITFLLTIGFCAVSSADEKAPVERHGFLRVEGNTVVDEHGEPTQLRGMSFFWSQWMEKYYNRHVVDWLVEDWKVTVVRAAMGVKHDETLSGYLYDRSQERLVRRVVDAAIRNGIYVIIDWHSYYAHNYVEEAVEFFESMARRYGDHPNIIYEIYNEPKQVSWDEVVKPYAEQVVSAIRAIDPNNLIIVGTPHWCQRVDEAAMNPLEGENIVYGLHFYAASHKEDLRQRARIALDKGIPLFASEFGTCLYSGDGYLDSLETEAWFDFMDKHNISWCNWSIGDKDETASALVPGARYYGGWSENELTRSGRMIRRKLRYYAGVEEEEEEPQEEKEERRRRIRIRPLR
- a CDS encoding Hsp20/alpha crystallin family protein produces the protein MSALIRYSTPANTLADLMDDFFGESAFESAHRELTNGSWPRVDISEEDDHYLMHADLPGMDKNEVKIRVEQGTLTIEGEKKAERKKEKGKYRHLERSYGRFSRSFTLPEEIEEQRIEAKMNNGVLELKLPKNERAKRKAIEIKVN